The Bacillus zhangzhouensis region TTTCTGCCGTAAACACCTCATTTGACGTTTTGGTTTGTCGTATACCTATTGTATAGGACACAAAAATCAAGATCAGTGAAGCAAAACAGAAGCTAAGGTTTTTAGATGAAAAACCAACTTGTCATGCGGTTCTTTGCCTTTAACAAACACCTCATTTACTTATTGGTCATCAAGTTCATTTCTTCTACATACAGTATGATGACCAAAGCGCCTATTTTTTATTCATGACTCTTCTATAGGTAAACATTTCAAAATATCATTCATTTTTGGTACTATAAAGGAAAAAGAAAGAAAGGAATGAATTCATGTCCCTTCTCACTGTAAAAGATGTAACGGGCGGGTATACGAAGAATCCCGTTCTAAAAAATATTTCATTTGAATTAGAAAGAAATCAAATTGTCGGTCTCATTGGCTTAAACGGGGCGGGGAAAAGTACAACCATCCGCCATATTATCGGGCTCATGAAACCGCATAAAGGTGTCATTGAATTGAATGGACGAACCCTTCAAGACAACCAAGAGGCGTATCGTTCACAATTTACCTTTATTCCTGAGACACCTGTTTTATATGAAGAATTAACGTTAAAAGAGCATTTAGAGCTGACAGCGATGGCTTACGGCCTATCAAAGGAACAATTAGACGAACGTCTACCGTCGTTGCTGAAAGAATTTCGAATGGAGAAACGGCTGAAATGGTTCCCTGCTCATTTTTCAAAAGGAATGAAGCAGAAGGTCATGATTATGTGTGCATTCCTTGTGGAACCAGAGCTGTATATTATCGATGAACCGTTTTTAGGCCTTGATCCTCTTGCCATCAATGCACTGCTTGAACGGATGAATGCTGCGAAGAAAAGCGGTGCTAGTGTCCTGATGTCAACGCATATTTTAGCGACAGCTGAGCGCTATTGTGATTCCTTCATTATTTTGCACGAAGGGGAAATCAGAGCGAAAGGAACACTGGCAGAGCTGAGAGAACAGTTCAATATGAGAGATGCGACACTCGATGATCTTTATTTGGAATTAACAAAGGAAGAAAGCTATGAGTAAAACAACGCAAACCATTTGGAAATCAAGGCTAGAGGAACACATACAAGAAACAAGAAAATACTTAAAATACATGTTCAACGATCATCTTGTCATTGTGCTCATTTTTTTCCTTGCAGGCGGAGCAAGCTGGTACAGCAGCTGGCTCAAGCATATTCCGGTTCACTTCCCATCCTACTGGATGATGGCAGTTGTTTTCTCATTAGTACTTACAAGCTCGTACGTACGTACGTTGATTAAAGAAGCCGATCTCGTGTTTTTGCTTCCTTTGGAAGGAAAGATGGAGCCTTACTTAAAACAAGCTTTTAACTTTAGCTTCATTTCTCAGCTGTTTCCTCTCATTGCTGTATCCATTGTCGCACTTCCGCTTTATTCGGCAGTGTCTTCAGGAGGCCTTACGGGGTATGTGCTGATATTGGCGCAAATGATTTTGATAAAGGGCCTGAATACAGCCATTCAATGGAGAATGACTTATTTTCAAGGAAAACACGTGAGATGGCTCGATGCAGCCCTTCGTTTTCTATTAAATATGATGTTGATCTACACCGTTTTACAGGTAGCCTATGCGATTGCAATCGTTTTTTATCTTATCTACGGTGTATATCTTGTCTACTTAACAAATGCAGTGAAAAAACAGCCTTTTCAATGGGAATTGCATATTTCTGATGAATTAAAACGGAAGCAGCGCTTTTATCGTTTGGCAAACTTATTTACAGATGTGCCTCACTTAAAGAAACAGGTGAAAAGAAGAGCATACATGGACTGGATTTTGAAGTTTGTTCCTTACGACCAGCGTAAAACTTTTTCTTATATGTATGTGAGGGCGTTTGTACGCTCAAATGACTATTTTGGTCTGGTGTTAAGATTAACGGCTGTGTTTGTCCTGATTATTTTGTATACAGGTGCAGCAGGCTGGGTGGGTGCGTTACTGGTCTTGTTCACAGTATTTATCACAGGTGTACAGCTTGTGCCGTTAACGAAGCACTTTGCTCATCTTTCATTACAGGCACTTTATCCAGTTTCTCCAAAAGAAAAGGATCGAAGCTTTTTTGTTCTCGTACGTAATGTGCTCATCATTCAATCGATATTGCTGAGCTGTGCGCTGCTTCCAGCAGGAGGCTGGCAGGGAAGCGGACTTGCCTTTCTCATTTCTTTAGCATTTGTGCTTGTCCTCTTTAAGCCTTACGTACAAAGCAGGTTAAAAAAGATGAGATAAGTGAAGTGGACATGTGTTTTTTACAGCGAGTGTATGATGACATCAAGGAGGGGACCGGATGAATGCAGCTGAACGGGAGTTGTATGAAGAAGCCATTCTTTTTCAAACACGTTTTTTAAGAAAACCATCCAAGATTGAACGGTTTTCAAAAGGAGTTCAGCAGCAGGTAAACCGCCGAATTCCTGCCAGGTTTCATCAAGTCATCACAAGTGCGGTCAAAGCAATGGTTGAATCTACCGTATCAGGATCACACTTTACTTCATTTTCAGTGATTGATGAACAATTATCTATTGTAGAACGAAATGAACTGGCAAAGGATAAAGTGAAGGATTACCAAAAAGCGGCTGCCATTGAAGGAGTTGGAACAGGTGCAGGCGGATTATTCCTCGGAATGGCAGACTTTCCGCTGCTGCTAAGCATAAAGATGAAATGCCTTTATGAGCTGGCGTGTATTTATGGTGTTGATTTATCTCAAAAGGAGGAAAGACTCTTTTTGCTCTGTATATTTCAACTCGCCTTTTCTAGCAGTGCACATCGTCAAAAAATGATGAAGATCATAGATGATTGGGAAACGAGCCGCGAGGAAATGGATTGGT contains the following coding sequences:
- a CDS encoding ABC transporter ATP-binding protein, with protein sequence MSLLTVKDVTGGYTKNPVLKNISFELERNQIVGLIGLNGAGKSTTIRHIIGLMKPHKGVIELNGRTLQDNQEAYRSQFTFIPETPVLYEELTLKEHLELTAMAYGLSKEQLDERLPSLLKEFRMEKRLKWFPAHFSKGMKQKVMIMCAFLVEPELYIIDEPFLGLDPLAINALLERMNAAKKSGASVLMSTHILATAERYCDSFIILHEGEIRAKGTLAELREQFNMRDATLDDLYLELTKEESYE
- a CDS encoding ABC transporter permease, which codes for MSKTTQTIWKSRLEEHIQETRKYLKYMFNDHLVIVLIFFLAGGASWYSSWLKHIPVHFPSYWMMAVVFSLVLTSSYVRTLIKEADLVFLLPLEGKMEPYLKQAFNFSFISQLFPLIAVSIVALPLYSAVSSGGLTGYVLILAQMILIKGLNTAIQWRMTYFQGKHVRWLDAALRFLLNMMLIYTVLQVAYAIAIVFYLIYGVYLVYLTNAVKKQPFQWELHISDELKRKQRFYRLANLFTDVPHLKKQVKRRAYMDWILKFVPYDQRKTFSYMYVRAFVRSNDYFGLVLRLTAVFVLIILYTGAAGWVGALLVLFTVFITGVQLVPLTKHFAHLSLQALYPVSPKEKDRSFFVLVRNVLIIQSILLSCALLPAGGWQGSGLAFLISLAFVLVLFKPYVQSRLKKMR
- a CDS encoding EcsC family protein, which translates into the protein MNAAERELYEEAILFQTRFLRKPSKIERFSKGVQQQVNRRIPARFHQVITSAVKAMVESTVSGSHFTSFSVIDEQLSIVERNELAKDKVKDYQKAAAIEGVGTGAGGLFLGMADFPLLLSIKMKCLYELACIYGVDLSQKEERLFLLCIFQLAFSSSAHRQKMMKIIDDWETSREEMDWYSFQQEYRDYIDLVKLFQLMPVVGAAVGGVANHQLTGQLGEVARHVFHLRILKEMNKKSR